The Sphingomonas alpina genome has a segment encoding these proteins:
- a CDS encoding peptidylprolyl isomerase — protein sequence MRFIASLFACLTALIAGPVAAQDILDTVTQRAPVAPATDKENILYLDLSTGGRVIIWLRPDVAPKMVERIKTLSRQHFYDGLLFHRVIDGFMAQTGDPKGDGTGGSPLPDLPAEFNYLPHVRGAVAAAREGAPEGADAAAKKKAEDSANSQFFIVFQPRLTLDKKYTVFGRVLEGMQYVDAIERGEPPANPSRILHAYVAADNPPPYVAAPVETPAALGPPVALPGTGPGIGTTAPKPATPAALKPATKKPAAKKPAAKKK from the coding sequence ATGCGTTTTATTGCCAGCTTGTTTGCGTGTTTGACCGCCCTGATCGCTGGCCCGGTCGCGGCGCAAGACATCCTTGATACGGTAACGCAGCGCGCGCCCGTCGCCCCGGCGACCGACAAGGAGAATATCCTCTATCTCGACCTGTCGACCGGTGGCCGGGTGATCATCTGGCTGCGGCCCGACGTCGCGCCCAAGATGGTCGAGCGGATCAAGACCCTGTCGCGTCAGCATTTCTATGACGGGCTGCTGTTCCACCGCGTGATCGATGGCTTCATGGCGCAGACCGGCGACCCCAAGGGCGACGGTACCGGCGGATCGCCGCTGCCCGACCTGCCCGCCGAGTTCAATTACCTGCCGCATGTGCGCGGCGCGGTCGCTGCGGCACGCGAAGGTGCACCGGAAGGCGCCGATGCCGCCGCCAAGAAAAAGGCCGAGGACAGCGCCAACAGCCAGTTCTTCATCGTCTTCCAGCCGCGCCTGACGCTCGACAAGAAATACACCGTATTCGGCCGGGTGCTCGAAGGCATGCAATATGTCGACGCGATCGAACGCGGTGAGCCGCCGGCGAACCCCTCGCGCATTCTCCACGCCTATGTCGCTGCCGATAATCCTCCGCCCTATGTGGCTGCACCGGTCGAGACCCCGGCCGCTCTGGGTCCGCCCGTGGCTTTGCCCGGGACCGGGCCCGGGATCGGAACGACGGCTCCCAAGCCCGCCACACCGGCGGCACTGAAGCCCGCGACGAAGAAGCCGGCCGCCAAGAAACCGGCGGCGAAGAAGAAATAA
- the coaD gene encoding pantetheine-phosphate adenylyltransferase, with product MRTGVYPGTFDPVTLGHMDIIRRGAKLVDRLVIGVTTNPSKSPMFSLEERMAMVKREVAEVGGEIHVVAFDSLLMDFAEREGAKVIVRGLRAVADFEYEYQMAGMNQQINPRVETVFLMADVSLQPIASRLVKEIALFGGDIHKFVPARVRDEVVARVEKVGRKGS from the coding sequence ATTCGCACCGGCGTCTATCCCGGCACTTTCGACCCCGTCACGCTGGGGCACATGGACATCATCCGGCGCGGCGCGAAGCTGGTCGACCGGCTGGTCATCGGCGTTACCACCAACCCGTCCAAATCGCCGATGTTCAGCCTCGAGGAGCGCATGGCGATGGTCAAGCGCGAGGTCGCCGAAGTCGGCGGCGAGATCCATGTCGTCGCGTTCGATTCGCTGCTGATGGACTTTGCCGAGCGCGAGGGCGCCAAGGTCATCGTGCGTGGCCTGCGCGCGGTCGCCGATTTCGAATATGAATATCAGATGGCGGGCATGAATCAGCAGATCAATCCCCGTGTCGAGACGGTGTTCCTGATGGCCGACGTCTCGTTGCAGCCGATCGCCAGCCGACTGGTCAAGGAGATCGCCCTGTTCGGCGGCGACATCCATAAATTCGTTCCGGCCCGCGTCCGTGATGAAGTCGTCGCACGGGTCGAAAAGGTCGGCCGCAAGGGTTCGTGA